The Capsicum annuum cultivar UCD-10X-F1 chromosome 3, UCD10Xv1.1, whole genome shotgun sequence genomic sequence GTACTATTTTAGCACCAAAGGATCCTGAAGTCTGGAATGGCCTGAATCCACGAAGATGGCTTTATTTCTTTAAAGTAAAACACCTAACAGTAGAAGGAGGAGGAAATATAGATGGTATGGGCCAAGAGTGGTGGGCTCGGTCATGCAAGGTCAACAGAACAAATGTAATTCTCTTCGCCATTGTTTACATTGTGCTTTATGGTACTCTTTCACATAATGAATTtgatgtttcttttattttgccaGCCGTGCCACCATGCTCCAACGGTCAGTTCTGCCTTTCCCTCTGTGTGATATTAATTTTGACTTACACAGTAGATATCAGCTTCGTTTCaggaaaaaaagaatttatttgatGCCGATTTTCGTCGTGATTTGTTAAATAATGGGAGCGCTGGGAGTGCAGGCTTTAACTTTCCACAAATGCAACAACCTGAAAGTCAGGAACATAAAGCTCCTTAATAGTCAACAAATGCATTTAGTGTTTACTGATTGCAAGCATGTTGCAGTATCAAAGCTCGTAATCTTAGCCCCAGCTGATAGCCCTAACACTGATGCAATTCATATAAGTTCATGTACAAAGGTCAATGTCAAGGATTGCACTATTGGCACAGGTTAGTTGATCTTTGGTCATTGCAATTGGAGAGAGATAAATCACTTTTGTTCACTATGTTGCACTATCATTGTTTCTGGTTGTAGCTTTGCTCAACATGGCTTGGATTACTATCTAACAGATACCATGAATGTTTGAGAGGATGGAATTCGGATGTATGGTTCTAATAATGCATTTAAAGGGACGTAGCTGCGTATTTGCAGAGGTCTAATATAACTATAAGGTTGTCTAGGGGATTTGAGATAGTGGACCAAAAGTTGTAGTTCATTAATGGTTTGTAATTGTGAAGTCTGTCTCTTGGATAATTAAACTGGTGAAATGTATGAAGCTAGCTCTTCTTTACACTAGATCGATTGAGACTCAGTTAGTTTCTTCCTTTTTACTTTCTGTCTATTGCCGGGTACTCCACTTGAGGTAATTTCATCATCAACAATGTCACTGATTTTGTATGATCACGGATACCGTATTCACATTCGAGCCCCTCTCATATATTTCATCATCTTTTGACCATCAAAACTGAATTCAGGAGATGACTGCATATCTATTGTCGGCAATTCATCACGGATCAAAGTCAACAACATTGTCTGTGCTCCGGGCCATGGTATAAGGTACAACATTTTGCTGTTTTATTGAAGTTATGTATAAGATGAAGTTTGTAATTAGTTCCTGTTCTTTTAGCATTGGAAGCTTGGGCAAGTCAAATTCATGGGGTCAGGTTTACAATGTCCATGTTAATGGAGCATTTATATCCAACACTGAGAATGGAGTTAGGATAAAGACTTGGCAGGTAAGCTTGTTTCTATATGCTCATCAGTTGAATCTTCCAAACCTTGACACCATTTTTGGTGATCATTCTGCACTATTTTCATCTGTAAAAGTTAAATTTGCTGACTTGCGGTTACATATCCCCATCCTGTTGTTGGTTTCTCCTTCATACTTCTTCAGGGAGGTTCTGGGTATGTCAGAAAGGTTACTTTCAAGAATGTCTGGATGGAAAATGTGTCAAACCCTATCATTATAGACCAATATTATTGTGATTCTATGGAACCCTGTGCAAACCAGGTATGTTTTCTGCCCCAGTTCTTGATTCTCAGTCCAAATTCAGCTTCTTCGCCTAGTGATCTTGCTGTTCTTTATATTGGTTGTGTGGAAAAGGAGTTCAATCTTGCATGTTCGTTGTTCATTTTACCTAGGTATTTAGTTGAGAATTATGAGCCAGGCCATTTATGTATCAAGCTTAAGACAAGGCTTTGTTGACCTAGTAAATTGTTGGCCTACCAGTGAACTAGTGAGGGTAGTGCCATCCATGATGGAGCTATCAGCTATTGCTTGAGAACCAGTGAATATATAATACACCCTTTGCTTCAATTGGTTCcatcttactttcctttttaatctgtTTCATTCGCCTCTTTCCTTTCTTGGCAACTCTTAGCTTTACAGAGACATAtgtaagaccacaagattaaaggaaatTTTGGTGCATTCTCCATTTTtttagtttaagaccacaagattcataAGTCTTCCCCTTGTTTTCTTAAGCACTGTGCTAAGTTAAAActagacaaataaattgaaatgaaaaaagtattactATCTTATATGTCACATTCTTGTTAGCTCTGTATTAAACTCTTCTTTGATAATTACTTGCTACTTCTGCACTAAATGAAAACTGTAATTCACCGTTCAGCATCTAGGAAAAAGAAATAGACCATCAATAGCCCCCCTTAGTATTCTATTACTCTAGTGTTCCATTTTTGTGTGTGAATGGGTGCTTTAGTATGTTATTTGAAAAGAACTACAACTAAGTGTCACTGTGAGCTTTTCCTAATGTGAAAATCCATTGCGCAGACTTCAAACATTGGCATTGACAAGGTATCCTTTGTGGGTATTAAAGGAACTTCAGCTACAGAAAAGGCAATAACAATTGCCTGCAGCGATAGCTTCCCCTGTAGAAAGTTGTACTTGGAAGATGTTCAACTTACTTCATTTTCTGGGGATTATACAACATCTTTTTGCTGGCAGGCATATGGCTCAACCTCAGGTTTAAATTATCCCCCTCCTTGCTTTCCCTGTAATGATAACATTCTTCGGCCAACAGTTTCATCCAACTGGATTCGATCAATTTGATGTCTTCTATTCTAATAGCACAAAGGCCTGGACCATATAATCTGTTGAAAGCTACCAAATGTATTGTCATTAAATATTCATTATCCTGGGAAAGGCTAGTTAACTTGTCGAGCAAGTGGAAATGTTTGATCCACGACGTACTGATCAGTAGCTGCTCCAAGTACTGATGTTTATGGAAGAAAATATGAGTGTTGATGAATGGATCTTAATTGCCTCGTGACATATAACCGTTCTGTAAATAAAGTGTTCATTCTTTTTGATGAATCTTCATGAAAACAAGTGTATCATATCTAACAACTAGGATGACAAAGTAGAAATGCTTCCATGTACGTATGCTGTGGATTTGAATCTTCTACTGTATCTCATTGTATACTATGCTCGATCAGATTACTTGAGGTTATTAGTACATGTCGGTGAAGCGATAAAATGTGAACCTTGTGAAGTACTTACATCTGTGACCTGCCTGCAGAATAATTATACTAATATCAAAAGACTATCAAAAGCCTAACTAGTCCGGGCACTTTTAGTTTTGAATCTAGGGGAATTTCTGGTGATCTTGGGACATGATAGGGAAAAAAAAATCCTGTACTTGTAGAAAAATGAAATTTATAGTTTAATCCTTTTAGGATATGAAATGTAGAGCCAAACTTTATACGTTATTCAGTATTCCAAGGCCTTTATTCAATTTCTCTGAAAACATGCCTATTTTGTGAATGTTCCTTTGTGCATAATTATGCATTTGTAGATTTTTGTTACTTGATTACTATTTGATACGTACCAAACAGCGTACAGATTTTGTTTCCAAGGTCAGAGTTAGGGTAGTGCAAGGGGGTTCATCTTAATCATTTCTCTGCtgaaaaattacattataatGTAATATACTCTATGAAGGGGTTCATCTTAATCATTTCTCTGCTGGAAAATTACATTATAATGTAATATACTCTATGAACTTATTGTTTCTTCTTCGCGTTCATATTTGAATTCCCATACTAAAAATCTTGGCTTTACTACTGTTTCGGTCTTCGGTAAAACTAGATATCACTGTTTAAGGATTATGAAATATTAGATTAACAATTTTGTGGAGAAAAAATTGGATTCCTAGAAACTTCTTTTGGGATGGAAGAAGGGAATCTGGCCAAACTTAACTTTTTAGAGTTTGGAAACTGAGGGTTGGCTAAATAAAACCTCAAATGGAATTCCAAAGTTAGGCCAGTTGAAAGTTGAAAGGGGCACCGGCATACCGCCCATGCAGGCTCGACTGAATGCCGAAGTCAAAAATCACATGCATGTGACAACACGTTACTTGCTTCTAACTTGCCTGTGTTTTGATTTGCCATGAAACCACGCCATGCCCATATGCTTTGAAGATTGCATAATAGTACAATAATTTGCTACCTACAAAGCAACAGGTAGGCATTTATTTAGGTATGGCAGTATGGGTAAACTAAAAAGATGCCATGCTGATATTCAATGGATGTCTAtcccttttctttcttcttatatTCCTTTAAATCTGTTAATGATATCAATCAATCTAATCCATTTAGACATAGTTAACTTTATTCTTATAAGTTGAAATCTTGTGTATCATCCTAATTCCTAGCCAAGTAAAAGACATTTCCCCCAACTAATTTGCATGTATATATTCACAGACTACAATAAATGTGATTTTGAAGTCAAAACTCATTGCTTGGTTGTAGCATTTCGTAATTtataaacaaaaaacaaataatttaaaaataggtATCCTAACTTATTGCAAAATCGTCTATGTGACAGGTAATAGATTCGAAATAGAATAAACCAGAATGATTAGGCATTGCACATGAAAGTGACGACCATGAATCGCCAGAAATGGCGACCAAACATGGGACCTTTCGGTGTTAATCCATTGCTTAAGCCACAATTATTTCAAACTTAGCGGCTTAAGAAGCGCATCCGTGTGGGGAATTTCATGTACTTTGACAATTTTAATATAGTCCTCCTAGGCGGCTCTCTCCTCCTTGTGTGTTTTATGTCTACTAATTTTATTAGAAGTTCAATTTGTCATATATTTGTATAGATAACATTAAACATATCAAATGAACGATGAAATCATATAAATCACACAATCGACAAAATATTAGTGACTATTTGACACTATACATCTAGTTGGACCTTTTATCATCTTCTGTTTAGGTTTGTTTCTATCATGTGATAAATGATAATCAAGTGCTTAATTACAGCGCTTACCTCTAATATTTTGACACGTTTTTATTTTCCTAAAACGCTGATTGGACCATGAATATTTCCTTCAAAACAAAACAATACTTAGTAGGTAGCTTTCCGGCGTGGATAAAGGgcaaaaaaaagtaaatagggaATCATATTCCCCACTTCTCACTAATAATTACGAATCATAGAATAGTAAAAGTCAAATTAACTATCTCTACATTGACGTCTATCTATAAATATGGATATTCACAAAGTTTGTAGAGGCATAGACTTCCAATTGATAGCTTTTTTCACAGCAAAAGCAGAAACTAAGCTAAAAAAATGAGTAGCTCCCTGAAGCCTCGTTACTACCACACAGCCAAAGTTGAAGAAGCTAATAACAAAACAGAAAGGCCGATGGAGTATTTCAACAAGATAACTAATTCTACGGCTATGAGGAAGCAGCCACAGGCGTCAGAAACTAAGGTGGCGCCACCAAAGAAACTGGAGAGCAAGCCATCGGAAGACATCAACGAAAGCGCGGAGAATTTCATAAAGAAGTTTAAGCAACAGCTACTTCTCCAGAGGCTTGAGTCCATTGAGAACTATGAGCAAATGCTTAAGAGGGGAACATAGCATTGCTGTCTTTCGTctccttttttctcaaattttcgcGTGTTATGGATTGTTTGATTGTTTTGCTACTATGCACTAAgtcataattataaataacttgTAATTTATTGGTCTTCAAACTGGCCTTCTTGCCGTGCTTTACTGCGTGTTTAATTTATACTGCTTGCTATAAGTTCTGTTTCAGAGATACATATTCATATTCTTGACAATAGTTTACTTTACTTGCACTGGTGGTACTACTAgtgaaagatatttatttttaaaaaaagaaggcaGTCTGATGCACTAAAGCTTCCGTCATGCGTAAGATATTTATAAAAGATGTAGAATTTTTATGCATACAATAGGATATAGGATCGCGGTTGAGTGGTAAGCATTTCATCATTGTTAATGGATGGTCTGGAGTTTAAGCCTGTGACATGGAGTTACATTTGTTACTTTAACCCCACTACTAGTATCAtcaaagaaagtaaaagaaaaaataggacatATCTTTCTTGAATGATCTTGTTGGCAAAAAAAGATGATCCTTTATAGGCAAATTAAAGGAGAACAGGGTATCTTTATCTTGTCTT encodes the following:
- the LOC107861942 gene encoding probable polygalacturonase At1g80170 — encoded protein: MGMMTFSSFTFFNFSSYFTSLALLTSFYSIYFVLISANVSGFDSLIQLLPSSASLRNAIRKSETIFRVDDFGAVGDGFTDDTNSFKDVWHMACSSPSRSKIAIPTGYVFLVRPINFGGPCRSKVSLRIEGTILAPKDPEVWNGLNPRRWLYFFKVKHLTVEGGGNIDGMGQEWWARSCKVNRTNPCHHAPTALTFHKCNNLKVRNIKLLNSQQMHLVFTDCKHVAVSKLVILAPADSPNTDAIHISSCTKVNVKDCTIGTGDDCISIVGNSSRIKVNNIVCAPGHGISIGSLGKSNSWGQVYNVHVNGAFISNTENGVRIKTWQGGSGYVRKVTFKNVWMENVSNPIIIDQYYCDSMEPCANQTSNIGIDKVSFVGIKGTSATEKAITIACSDSFPCRKLYLEDVQLTSFSGDYTTSFCWQAYGSTSGLNYPPPCFPCNDNILRPTVSSNWIRSI
- the LOC107865842 gene encoding uncharacterized protein LOC107865842; translation: MSSSLKPRYYHTAKVEEANNKTERPMEYFNKITNSTAMRKQPQASETKVAPPKKLESKPSEDINESAENFIKKFKQQLLLQRLESIENYEQMLKRGT